CATTGGTCTGAGAAAAAACGGACACGGACCCTGCCGGATTCCAGAAGCTCCAGCTTTGCCAGGCCTCCCTGGTGACGATAGCGTATCTTCACTGTACAGGGCTGTTTAAGGGCCATATCAGGTGACACCAGCCAGTTTACATGTTCTGCAAGGAGTTCTTTCGACCAGAGGCTGTGCTCTTTCCCCACTACCAGGCGGTTGTTTTTCCTGTCCAGGGCGGCCACGTAATACGGGGTTTTATCCGGGATGCCAATACCCTGTCTCTGGCCTATTGTATAGGCATACAGCCCCGTATGCCTTCCGAGCACCTTGCCATCCATGTCGACAATGTCTCCGGGCCTGTTGTCGAAGAGGCCTCTCTTTTCCAGAAAGGTCCGGTAATTACCTTTCAGGAAGCAAATTTCCCGGCTCTCTTTCTGGACCAAAGGAAGCAGGCCTGTTTCAGCAGCCTGTTTCATCACATCTTTCTTGGTGCGGTCTGCAAGCGGGAATATCAACCTCGGGATGGCCCATTCAGGTATCTGATGCAGAAAGTATGACTGGTCCCTTTTTTTATCTTTTGCCTTGAAAAGGCCTGTCCGGCCGTCTGGAAGCCTCTTTGTCCCGGCATAGTGCCCTGTGGCCAGATGGTCGATACCGAGAGAGGCCGCCAGAGAGAGGCCGATTACTGCCTTGATCCTCTGATTGCATATCACGCAGGGGTTTGGAGTCAAGCCCATATTGTAGGATGTCCTGAAATATGAGATTACCTCGTTTTCGAACCTCTCTGCCTCATTCAGGCAGTGAAGCCTGATGCCGAGATGCCTTGTTACGTTTCTTGCCGCAAGAAGACCTGTGCCCGAGATCTCCTGTGGAAGAATATTCAGAAAGAACGCCTCGGTATGCCATCCTGCCTGCAGGAGATCATGGGCCGCCATGGCGCTGTCCACCCCTCCGCTCAAGGCTACCAGAACGGATTTGTTTTTTGGCTTTTGGCTTTTATCTCTTGGATTTGAGCTTTCCGGCATTCCGGATCAGGCCAGGACTTTGTCTTTGCTGAATCGAATTTCCATGGCCCTCACAGGGCAGATCGCCACGCAAAGTTCACAGCCTGTACATTTTTTGGGATCAAAGATCACCTCCATGGTCTCACGGTCCATGTATAGTGCATGACCAGGGCAGATTCCGGTACAGACACCGCACTGGTAACATACATCATCGTTCCTGCGGATTTCCTGTGCCACGGATTTGACGCCGACACCCAGATCCTTCAGGTAGCGAAGCCCGTCTCTCACATTTTTTTTGTGCCCGGAGATCTCGAGTACCATGAGGCCTTCTCTGTCAGGAAATATTTTTGCCTTTAGTATATTAAAGCACAGATCATGTCTGCGACTGAGATTGCAAATCAGGGGCTTATCCGTGACCTCCGGTGGAAAGCGGAGGACCAGGAGCTTTGTATACATGTGGGTTACTTCTCTGCCATTCATTTCCTGACTGCCTCTTTGCGGTACTGGATATAGGCGTCTTTAAAAGCGAAGTAAGGATCGAGAGCGGATTCTTTAAGGTCTTCGTACTCGCCGATGGAAAGAGATGTATCGTTAACTATGTCATAAGATCTGGTACCCATGG
This genomic stretch from Deltaproteobacteria bacterium harbors:
- a CDS encoding tRNA 2-thiouridine(34) synthase MnmA, with product MPESSNPRDKSQKPKNKSVLVALSGGVDSAMAAHDLLQAGWHTEAFFLNILPQEISGTGLLAARNVTRHLGIRLHCLNEAERFENEVISYFRTSYNMGLTPNPCVICNQRIKAVIGLSLAASLGIDHLATGHYAGTKRLPDGRTGLFKAKDKKRDQSYFLHQIPEWAIPRLIFPLADRTKKDVMKQAAETGLLPLVQKESREICFLKGNYRTFLEKRGLFDNRPGDIVDMDGKVLGRHTGLYAYTIGQRQGIGIPDKTPYYVAALDRKNNRLVVGKEHSLWSKELLAEHVNWLVSPDMALKQPCTVKIRYRHQGGLAKLELLESGRVRVRFFSDQWAVTPGQFAVFYLDDLVLGGGSICG
- a CDS encoding (Fe-S)-binding protein: MYTKLLVLRFPPEVTDKPLICNLSRRHDLCFNILKAKIFPDREGLMVLEISGHKKNVRDGLRYLKDLGVGVKSVAQEIRRNDDVCYQCGVCTGICPGHALYMDRETMEVIFDPKKCTGCELCVAICPVRAMEIRFSKDKVLA